A part of Pseudomonas sp. MYb118 genomic DNA contains:
- the nuoM gene encoding NADH-quinone oxidoreductase subunit M, with product MILPWLILIPFIGGLLCWMGERFGATLPRWIALLTMTLELALGLWLWAHGDYSFAPAPGADPTWVIEFKHVWIQRFGINVHLALDGLSLLMILLTGLLGILSVLCSWKEIQRHVGFFHLNLMWILGGVVGVFLALDLFMFFFFWEMMLVPMYFLIALWGHSSSDGKKTRIYAATKFFIFTQASGLIMLVAILGLVLVNFNNTGVITFNYADLLKVKMSTTTEYILMLGFFIAFAVKLPVVPFHSWLPDAHAQAPTAGSVDLAGILLKTAAYGLLRFALPLFPNASAEFAPIAMTLGLIGIFYGAFLAFAQTDIKRLIAFSSVSHMGFVLIGIYSGSQLALQGAVIQMLAHGVSAAALFILSGQLYERTHTRDMREMGGLWSKIAYLPAISLFFAAASLGLPGTGNFVGEFLILIGTFASSPWITAIATSGLVFGSVYSLIMIHRAYFGPSKSDAVMHGMDARELIMVVGLAVLLIYIGVYPQPFLDTSAATMHGVQQWLGTAFTQLASAR from the coding sequence ATGATTCTGCCTTGGCTAATCCTGATCCCCTTCATCGGCGGCCTGCTGTGCTGGATGGGTGAGCGCTTCGGCGCCACCCTCCCCCGCTGGATTGCGCTGTTGACCATGACCCTGGAACTCGCCCTCGGCCTCTGGCTGTGGGCCCACGGTGATTATTCATTTGCTCCGGCACCGGGTGCCGATCCGACCTGGGTGATTGAGTTCAAACACGTCTGGATCCAGCGCTTCGGCATCAACGTGCACCTGGCCCTCGACGGCCTGTCGCTGCTGATGATCCTGCTGACCGGCCTGCTGGGTATCCTCTCGGTACTCTGCTCGTGGAAAGAGATCCAGCGTCACGTTGGCTTCTTCCACCTGAACCTGATGTGGATCCTGGGCGGTGTCGTCGGCGTGTTCCTCGCCCTCGACCTGTTCATGTTCTTCTTCTTCTGGGAAATGATGCTGGTGCCGATGTACTTCCTCATCGCGCTCTGGGGTCACAGTTCTTCGGACGGCAAGAAAACCCGGATCTACGCAGCAACCAAGTTCTTCATCTTCACCCAGGCTTCCGGCCTGATCATGCTGGTGGCGATCCTTGGTCTGGTGCTGGTCAACTTCAACAACACCGGCGTGATTACCTTCAACTACGCCGACCTGTTGAAGGTCAAGATGTCGACCACCACCGAGTACATCCTGATGCTCGGCTTCTTCATCGCCTTCGCGGTGAAACTGCCGGTGGTGCCGTTCCACTCCTGGTTGCCTGACGCTCACGCCCAGGCGCCGACCGCAGGTTCCGTCGACCTCGCCGGTATCCTGCTGAAAACCGCGGCCTACGGTCTGCTGCGTTTCGCCCTGCCGCTGTTCCCGAATGCCTCGGCCGAGTTCGCGCCGATCGCCATGACCCTGGGTCTGATCGGGATCTTCTACGGCGCGTTCCTGGCCTTCGCACAAACCGACATCAAGCGCCTGATCGCCTTCTCGTCCGTTTCCCACATGGGCTTCGTACTGATCGGCATCTACTCCGGCAGCCAACTGGCGCTGCAGGGCGCGGTGATCCAGATGCTGGCGCACGGTGTTTCCGCCGCGGCACTGTTTATCCTGAGTGGTCAGTTGTACGAACGCACCCACACCCGCGACATGCGTGAAATGGGTGGCCTGTGGTCGAAGATCGCCTACCTGCCGGCCATCAGCCTGTTCTTCGCTGCCGCGTCCCTGGGCTTGCCGGGTACCGGTAACTTCGTCGGTGAGTTCCTGATCCTGATCGGCACCTTCGCCTCTTCGCCGTGGATCACCGCAATCGCGACGTCCGGCCTGGTGTTCGGTTCGGTGTACTCGCTGATCATGATTCACCGTGCCTACTTCGGCCCGTCCAAATCGGACGCGGTCATGCATGGCATGGATGCTCGCGAACTGATCATGGTGGTCGGTCTGGCGGTGCTGCTGATCTACATCGGCGTCTACCCGCAACCGTTCCTCGACACCTCTGCTGCGACGATGCATGGCGTGCAGCAATGGCTCGGCACCGCCTTCACTCAACTCGCTTCGGCCCGGTAA
- the nuoL gene encoding NADH-quinone oxidoreductase subunit L — MNLLFLTFVFPLIGFLLLSFSRGRISENLAALIGVGSVGLSAIVAAYVIWQFNVAPPEGGHYTQVLWQWMAVEGFTPNFALYLDGLSVTMLGVVVGVGFLIHLFASWYMRGEAGYSRFFAYTNLFIASMLFLILGDNLLFLYFGWEGVGLCSYLLIGFYYSNRNNGNAALKAFIVTRIGDVFMAIGLFILFVQLGTLNVQELLVLAPQKFQAGDFWMVLATLMLLGGAVGKSAQLPLQTWLADAMAGPTPVSALIHAATMVTAGVYLIARTHGLFSLAPEILHLVGLVGGVTLVLAGFAALVQTDIKRILAYSTMSQIGYMFLALGVGAWDGAIFHLMTHAFFKALLFLASGAVIVACHHEQNIFKMGGLWKKLPLAYASFIVGGAALAALPLVTAGFYSKDEILWEAFASGNQGLLYAGLVGAFMTSLYTFRLIFIAFHGEAKTEAHAGHGIAHWLPLSVLIVLSTFVGAMIVPPLHGVLPQSVGHAGGEAKHSLEIASGAIALAGILLAALLFLGKRRFVTAIANSGIGRLLSAWWFAAWGFDWIYDKLFVKPYLAISHILRKDPLDQTIGLIPRMAKGGHTALSRTETGQLRWYAASMAAGSVLVIGAIVLVAV, encoded by the coding sequence ATGAACCTACTCTTTCTGACTTTCGTATTCCCTCTGATCGGTTTCCTGCTGCTGTCGTTCTCCCGTGGACGCATCTCGGAAAACCTGGCGGCCCTGATCGGCGTCGGCTCCGTCGGCCTGTCGGCGATTGTCGCCGCCTACGTGATCTGGCAATTCAACGTCGCCCCGCCTGAAGGCGGTCACTACACCCAGGTGTTGTGGCAGTGGATGGCGGTGGAAGGCTTCACGCCGAACTTCGCCCTGTACCTGGACGGCCTGTCCGTGACCATGCTGGGTGTGGTCGTGGGCGTGGGCTTCCTGATCCACCTGTTCGCCTCGTGGTACATGCGCGGTGAAGCCGGTTACTCGCGCTTCTTCGCCTACACCAACCTGTTCATCGCCAGCATGCTGTTCCTGATACTGGGCGATAACCTGTTGTTCCTGTACTTCGGCTGGGAAGGCGTGGGCCTGTGCTCGTACCTGTTGATCGGTTTCTACTACAGCAACCGCAACAACGGTAACGCGGCACTCAAGGCGTTCATCGTCACCCGCATCGGCGACGTGTTCATGGCCATCGGCCTGTTCATCCTGTTCGTGCAACTGGGTACCCTCAACGTCCAGGAACTGCTGGTGCTGGCACCGCAGAAATTCCAGGCCGGCGATTTCTGGATGGTCCTGGCCACCCTGATGCTGCTGGGTGGCGCGGTCGGTAAATCGGCGCAACTGCCGCTGCAAACCTGGTTGGCGGATGCGATGGCCGGCCCTACCCCGGTTTCGGCACTGATCCACGCCGCGACCATGGTGACCGCCGGTGTCTACCTGATCGCCCGTACCCATGGCTTGTTCAGCCTGGCGCCGGAGATCCTGCACCTGGTTGGCCTGGTCGGTGGCGTGACGCTGGTACTGGCCGGTTTTGCCGCGCTGGTACAGACCGACATCAAGCGTATCCTCGCCTACTCGACCATGAGCCAGATCGGCTACATGTTCCTGGCGCTGGGTGTGGGTGCCTGGGATGGCGCGATTTTCCACCTGATGACCCACGCCTTCTTCAAGGCCCTGCTGTTCCTTGCTTCCGGTGCGGTGATCGTTGCCTGCCACCACGAGCAGAACATCTTCAAGATGGGCGGCCTGTGGAAGAAACTGCCACTGGCCTACGCCAGCTTCATCGTCGGCGGCGCGGCCCTGGCGGCCCTGCCACTGGTGACCGCAGGCTTCTACTCCAAGGACGAAATCCTCTGGGAAGCGTTCGCCAGCGGTAACCAGGGTCTGCTCTACGCAGGTCTGGTCGGCGCGTTCATGACCTCGCTGTACACCTTCCGCCTGATCTTCATCGCGTTCCACGGTGAAGCCAAGACCGAAGCCCACGCTGGCCACGGCATCGCCCACTGGCTGCCACTGTCGGTGCTGATCGTGCTGTCGACCTTCGTCGGCGCCATGATCGTTCCACCGCTGCATGGCGTACTGCCACAAAGCGTCGGCCACGCCGGCGGCGAAGCCAAGCACAGCCTGGAAATCGCCTCGGGCGCCATCGCCCTGGCCGGTATCCTGCTGGCTGCGCTGCTGTTCCTCGGCAAGCGTCGTTTCGTCACCGCCATCGCCAACAGCGGCATCGGCCGTCTCCTTTCGGCCTGGTGGTTCGCTGCCTGGGGCTTCGACTGGATCTACGACAAACTGTTCGTCAAGCCATACCTGGCGATCAGCCACATCCTGCGCAAAGACCCGCTGGACCAGACCATTGGCCTGATCCCGCGTATGGCCAAAGGCGGCCACACCGCCCTGAGCCGTACCGAAACCGGTCAACTGCGTTGGTACGCGGCCTCGATGGCAGCCGGCTCCGTGCTGGTCATCGGCGCCATTGTGCTGGTAGCGGTGTGA
- the nuoK gene encoding NADH-quinone oxidoreductase subunit NuoK, giving the protein MGAIPLEHGLAVAGILFCLGLVGLMVRRNILFVLMSLEVMMNASALAFIVAGSRWAQPDGQIMFILVISLAAAEASIGLAILLQLYRRFHTLDIDAASEMRG; this is encoded by the coding sequence ATGGGTGCTATCCCCTTGGAGCATGGTCTGGCAGTCGCCGGCATCCTGTTCTGCCTCGGCCTCGTTGGCCTGATGGTGCGCCGCAACATTCTTTTCGTGCTGATGAGCCTGGAGGTCATGATGAATGCCTCCGCACTGGCGTTCATCGTTGCCGGTAGCCGCTGGGCACAGCCGGATGGACAGATCATGTTCATCCTGGTGATCAGCCTGGCAGCCGCCGAGGCCAGTATCGGCCTGGCGATTCTGTTGCAGCTGTATCGCCGCTTCCACACGCTCGATATCGACGCTGCCAGTGAGATGCGCGGATGA
- the nuoJ gene encoding NADH-quinone oxidoreductase subunit J, whose amino-acid sequence MEFAFYFASGIAVVSTLRVITHTNPVHALLYLIISLIAVAMTFFALGAPFAGVLEVIAYAGAIMVLFVFVVMMLNLGPASVQQERVWLKPGIWGGPAALAALLLVELLYVLFSQQTGQAIGHTTVDAKAVGISLFGPYLLVVELASMLLLAAAVTAFHLGRNEAKEQ is encoded by the coding sequence ATGGAATTCGCTTTCTATTTCGCATCGGGTATCGCTGTGGTGTCCACGCTTCGCGTGATCACCCACACCAACCCCGTGCACGCCCTGCTCTACCTGATCATTTCGCTGATCGCCGTGGCCATGACGTTCTTCGCCCTCGGCGCACCGTTTGCCGGTGTCCTGGAAGTGATCGCCTACGCTGGCGCCATCATGGTGCTGTTCGTGTTCGTGGTGATGATGCTGAACCTGGGCCCGGCCTCGGTCCAGCAGGAGCGCGTCTGGCTCAAGCCCGGAATCTGGGGCGGGCCGGCTGCACTCGCCGCCCTGCTGCTGGTTGAACTGCTGTACGTATTGTTCTCCCAGCAGACCGGCCAGGCCATCGGCCACACCACCGTAGACGCCAAGGCCGTGGGCATCAGCCTGTTCGGTCCGTACCTGCTGGTGGTCGAACTCGCCTCGATGCTGCTGCTTGCCGCAGCCGTCACGGCGTTCCACCTGGGCCGCAACGAAGCCAAGGAGCAATGA
- the nuoI gene encoding NADH-quinone oxidoreductase subunit NuoI — protein sequence MMKYIFDIVHGLYTQLRSLVMIFGHAFRKRDTLQYPEEPVYLPPRYRGRIVLTRDPDGEERCVACNLCAVACPVGCISLQKAETEDGRWYPDFFRINFSRCIFCGLCEEACPTTAIQLTPDFEMAEFKRQDLVYEKEDLLISGPGKNPDYNFYRVAGMAIAGKPKGAAQNEAEPINVKSLLP from the coding sequence ATCATGAAGTACATTTTTGACATCGTGCATGGCCTCTACACCCAGCTTCGCAGCCTGGTGATGATTTTCGGCCACGCCTTCCGCAAGCGCGACACGCTGCAGTACCCGGAAGAACCGGTCTACCTGCCGCCGCGCTACCGTGGCCGTATCGTCCTGACCCGTGACCCCGATGGCGAAGAGCGTTGCGTAGCCTGCAACCTGTGCGCCGTGGCCTGCCCGGTCGGGTGCATCTCGCTGCAGAAAGCTGAAACCGAAGACGGTCGCTGGTACCCGGACTTCTTCCGCATCAACTTCTCACGCTGCATTTTCTGCGGCCTCTGCGAGGAAGCCTGCCCGACCACCGCGATCCAGCTGACCCCGGATTTCGAGATGGCCGAGTTCAAACGTCAGGACCTGGTTTACGAGAAAGAAGATCTGCTGATCTCCGGCCCCGGCAAAAACCCTGATTACAACTTCTATCGTGTTGCAGGTATGGCGATTGCGGGCAAGCCGAAAGGCGCCGCGCAGAACGAAGCCGAACCGATCAACGTGAAGAGCTTGCTGCCTTAA
- the nuoH gene encoding NADH-quinone oxidoreductase subunit NuoH, which translates to MTWFTPEVIDVIIAVLKAIVILLAVVVCGALLSWVERRLLALWQDRYGPNRVGPFGAFQIAADMIKMFFKEDWTPPFADKMIFTLAPVVAMSALLIAFAIIPVTPTWGVADLNIGILFFFAMAGLSVYAVLFAGWSSNNKFALLGSLRASAQTVSYEVFMGLSLMGIVIQVGSFNMRDIVDYQAQNLWFIIPQIFGFLTFFIAGVAVTHRHPFDQPEAEQELADGYHIEYAGMKWGMFFVGEYIGIVLISALLVTLFFGGWHGPFNILPQIPFIWFALKTAFFIMIFILLRASIPRPRYDQVMDFSWKFCLPLTLVNMLVTAAIVLLNTPAVAAQ; encoded by the coding sequence ATGACCTGGTTCACGCCTGAAGTGATTGACGTGATCATCGCGGTCCTCAAGGCCATCGTGATTCTGCTCGCCGTGGTGGTGTGCGGCGCGCTGCTCAGCTGGGTCGAGCGTCGCCTGCTCGCCCTCTGGCAGGACCGTTACGGTCCGAACCGCGTCGGCCCGTTCGGCGCGTTCCAGATCGCGGCCGACATGATCAAGATGTTTTTCAAGGAGGACTGGACCCCGCCGTTCGCCGACAAGATGATCTTCACCCTGGCACCGGTCGTGGCCATGAGCGCCCTGCTGATTGCCTTCGCGATCATCCCGGTCACCCCGACCTGGGGCGTGGCGGACCTGAACATCGGCATCCTGTTCTTCTTCGCCATGGCTGGCCTGTCGGTGTACGCGGTGTTGTTCGCCGGCTGGTCGAGCAACAACAAGTTCGCCCTGCTGGGCAGCCTGCGGGCCTCGGCCCAGACCGTGTCGTACGAAGTGTTCATGGGCCTGTCGCTGATGGGCATCGTGATCCAGGTCGGCTCGTTCAACATGCGCGACATCGTTGACTACCAGGCCCAGAACCTGTGGTTCATCATCCCGCAGATCTTCGGTTTCCTGACCTTCTTCATCGCCGGCGTCGCCGTGACTCACCGTCACCCGTTCGACCAGCCGGAAGCGGAACAGGAACTGGCCGACGGTTACCACATTGAATATGCCGGCATGAAATGGGGCATGTTCTTCGTCGGCGAGTACATCGGCATCGTGCTGATCTCGGCGCTGCTGGTGACCCTGTTCTTCGGTGGCTGGCACGGTCCGTTCAACATCCTGCCGCAGATCCCGTTCATCTGGTTCGCACTGAAAACCGCGTTCTTCATCATGATCTTCATCCTGCTGCGCGCCTCGATCCCGCGCCCACGGTATGACCAAGTGATGGATTTCAGCTGGAAGTTCTGCCTGCCGCTGACCCTCGTCAACATGCTGGTGACCGCTGCGATCGTGTTGCTCAACACGCCCGCCGTCGCGGCTCAGTGA
- the nuoG gene encoding NADH-quinone oxidoreductase subunit NuoG: protein MATIHVDGKALEVDGADNLLQACLSLGLDIPYFCWHPALGSVGACRQCAVKQYTDENDTRGRIVMSCMTPATDNTWISIDDEESKAFRASVVEWLMTNHPHDCPVCEEGGHCHLQDMTVMTGHNERRYRFKKRTHQNQQLGPFISHEMNRCIACYRCVRFYKDYAGGTDLGVYGAHDNVYFGRVEDGTLESEFSGNLTEVCPTGVFTDKTHSERYNRKWDMQFAPSICHGCSSGCNISPGERYGELRRIENRFNGSVNQYFLCDRGRFGYGYVNRTDRPRQPLLANGTKLGLDEALDKAADLLRGRNIVGIGSPRASLESNYALRELVGAEHFYSGIEAAELERIRLVLQVLKDSPLPVPNMRDIEDHDAVFVLGEDLTQTAARMALALRQSVKGKAEDMADAMRVQPWLDAAVKNIGQHELNPLFIATLAETKLDDIAEECVHAAPDDLARIGFAVAHALDASAPAVEGLDSEAQELVKRIADALLAAKRPLIIAGTSLGSKALIEAAANIAKALKLREKNGSISLVVPEANSLGLAMLGGESVDAALQAVIDGRADAIVVLENDLYTRTDKARVDAALTAAKVVIVADHQKTATADRAHLVLPAASFAEGDGTLVSQEGRAQRFFQVFDPQYMDASILVHEGWRWLHALRATLLNQPIDWTQLDHVTAAVASSTPQLARIVDAAPSAAFRIKGLKLAREPLRYSGRTAMRADISVHEPRTPQDKDTAFAFSMEGYSGSAEPRQQVPFAWSPGWNSPQAWNKFQDEVGGHIRAGDPGTRLIESSGDSLNWFASVPRAFNPAQGTWQAVPFFHLFGSEENSSKAAPVQERIPAAYVALAKSEADRLGVNDGALLSLNVAGQTLRLPLRINEELGAGLVALPAGIAGIPPAIAGLSVDGLQEAAQ from the coding sequence ATGGCCACTATCCACGTAGACGGCAAAGCGCTCGAAGTCGACGGGGCAGACAACCTGTTACAGGCATGTCTGTCGCTAGGCCTCGATATTCCGTATTTCTGCTGGCACCCTGCCCTGGGCAGCGTTGGCGCTTGCCGCCAGTGCGCGGTCAAGCAGTACACCGACGAGAACGACACCCGTGGTCGTATCGTCATGTCCTGCATGACCCCTGCCACCGACAACACCTGGATCTCCATCGACGATGAAGAATCCAAGGCCTTCCGCGCCAGTGTCGTCGAATGGCTGATGACCAACCACCCGCACGACTGCCCGGTCTGTGAGGAAGGCGGTCACTGCCACCTGCAAGACATGACCGTGATGACCGGCCACAACGAGCGCCGTTATCGCTTCAAGAAACGTACCCACCAGAACCAGCAGCTGGGCCCGTTCATTTCCCACGAGATGAACCGCTGCATCGCCTGCTACCGTTGCGTGCGTTTCTACAAGGACTACGCCGGCGGCACCGACCTGGGCGTCTATGGCGCCCACGACAACGTGTACTTCGGTCGCGTTGAAGACGGCACCCTGGAAAGCGAGTTCTCCGGCAACCTCACCGAGGTCTGCCCGACCGGTGTGTTCACCGACAAGACCCACTCCGAGCGCTACAACCGCAAGTGGGACATGCAGTTCGCCCCGAGCATCTGCCATGGCTGCTCCAGCGGTTGCAACATCTCCCCGGGCGAGCGTTACGGTGAACTGCGTCGTATCGAAAACCGCTTCAACGGTTCGGTCAACCAGTACTTCCTGTGCGACCGTGGCCGCTTCGGTTATGGCTACGTCAACCGCACCGACCGTCCACGTCAGCCGCTGCTGGCCAACGGCACCAAGCTGGGCCTGGACGAGGCGCTGGATAAAGCCGCCGACCTGCTGCGCGGTCGCAACATCGTCGGTATCGGTTCGCCCCGTGCCAGCCTCGAAAGCAACTACGCGTTGCGCGAACTGGTCGGCGCCGAGCACTTCTACTCGGGTATCGAAGCGGCTGAACTGGAGCGTATCCGCCTGGTTCTGCAAGTACTCAAAGACAGCCCGCTGCCTGTGCCGAACATGCGCGACATCGAAGACCACGACGCCGTGTTCGTCCTCGGTGAAGACCTGACCCAGACCGCTGCTCGCATGGCCCTGGCCCTGCGCCAATCGGTCAAGGGCAAGGCCGAGGACATGGCCGACGCCATGCGCGTCCAGCCTTGGCTCGACGCCGCCGTGAAGAACATCGGCCAGCACGAGCTGAACCCGCTGTTCATCGCGACCCTGGCTGAAACCAAGCTCGACGACATCGCCGAGGAGTGTGTACACGCCGCTCCTGACGATCTGGCGCGCATCGGTTTCGCCGTGGCCCACGCCCTCGATGCCAGCGCACCAGCCGTCGAAGGCCTGGACAGCGAAGCCCAGGAACTGGTCAAGCGCATCGCCGACGCCCTGCTGGCAGCCAAGCGTCCACTGATCATCGCTGGTACCTCGCTGGGTTCCAAGGCGCTGATCGAAGCGGCCGCCAACATCGCCAAGGCGCTGAAGCTGCGCGAGAAGAACGGCTCCATCAGCCTGGTCGTACCTGAGGCGAACAGCCTCGGCCTGGCCATGCTCGGTGGCGAGTCGGTCGATGCCGCGCTGCAAGCCGTCATCGACGGCCGTGCCGACGCCATCGTCGTGCTGGAAAACGATCTGTACACCCGTACCGACAAGGCGCGCGTCGATGCCGCCCTGACCGCGGCAAAAGTGGTGATCGTTGCCGACCACCAGAAAACCGCCACGGCCGACCGTGCGCACCTGGTCCTGCCCGCGGCGAGCTTCGCCGAAGGCGACGGTACCCTGGTCAGCCAGGAAGGTCGCGCCCAGCGCTTCTTCCAGGTCTTCGACCCGCAATACATGGACGCCAGCATCCTGGTTCACGAAGGCTGGCGCTGGCTGCACGCCCTGCGCGCCACCCTGCTGAACCAGCCGATCGACTGGACCCAGCTGGACCACGTCACCGCTGCCGTTGCCTCGAGCACGCCGCAACTGGCGCGCATCGTCGATGCCGCTCCGTCCGCCGCGTTCCGCATCAAGGGCCTGAAGCTGGCGCGTGAACCGCTGCGCTACTCCGGTCGTACCGCCATGCGCGCCGACATCAGCGTGCACGAGCCGCGTACTCCGCAAGACAAGGACACCGCGTTCGCCTTCTCCATGGAAGGTTATTCGGGTTCGGCCGAACCGCGTCAGCAAGTGCCGTTCGCCTGGTCGCCGGGCTGGAACTCGCCGCAAGCCTGGAACAAGTTCCAGGACGAAGTCGGTGGTCACATCCGCGCTGGCGACCCGGGCACCCGCCTGATCGAAAGCAGTGGTGATTCGCTGAACTGGTTCGCCAGTGTTCCGCGCGCCTTCAACCCGGCCCAGGGCACCTGGCAAGCCGTGCCATTCTTCCACCTGTTCGGCAGCGAAGAGAACTCTTCCAAAGCCGCGCCGGTGCAGGAACGCATCCCGGCCGCCTACGTCGCACTGGCCAAGTCCGAAGCCGATCGCCTGGGTGTCAACGACGGCGCCCTGCTGAGCTTGAACGTGGCCGGCCAGACCCTGCGTCTGCCGCTGCGCATCAACGAAGAGCTGGGTGCTGGCCTGGTGGCCTTGCCGGCCGGTATCGCAGGCATTCCGCCAGCGATCGCAGGCCTTTCCGTTGACGGTCTGCAGGAGGCAGCGCAATGA
- the nuoF gene encoding NADH-quinone oxidoreductase subunit NuoF, which produces MTLTSFGPANRIKRSAETHPLTWRLRDDGEAVWLDEYQAKNGYAAARKAFADMGQDDIVQTVKDAGLKGRGGAGFPTGVKWGLMPKDESINIRYLLCNADEMEPNTWKDRMLMEQLPHLLIEGMLISARALKTYRGYIFLRGEYTTAAKHLNRAVEEAKAAGLLGKNILGSGFDFELFVHTGAGRYICGEETALINSLEGRRANPRSKPPFPAAVGVWGKPTCVNNVETLCNVPAIIADGVDWYKSLAREGSEDMGTKLMGFSGKVKNPGLWELPFGVTGRELFEDYAGGMRDGYQLKAWQPGGAGTGFLLPEHLDAQMYAGGIAKVGTRMGTGLAMAVDDSINMVSLLRNMEQFFARESCGFCTPCRDGLPWSVKLLMAIENGQGQAGDIETLLGLVNFLGPGKTFCAHAPGAVEPLGSAIKYFRHEFEAGIAPTSAAVPPLAKPIVVGA; this is translated from the coding sequence ATGACCCTGACTTCCTTCGGTCCTGCCAACCGCATCAAGCGTTCGGCCGAGACCCATCCGCTCACCTGGCGTCTGCGTGACGACGGCGAAGCTGTCTGGCTCGACGAGTACCAGGCCAAGAACGGTTATGCCGCCGCGCGCAAGGCCTTCGCCGACATGGGCCAGGACGACATCGTCCAGACCGTGAAAGACGCCGGCCTCAAGGGCCGCGGCGGTGCGGGCTTCCCCACTGGCGTGAAGTGGGGCCTGATGCCGAAAGACGAATCCATCAACATCCGTTACCTGCTGTGCAACGCGGATGAAATGGAACCCAACACCTGGAAAGACCGCATGCTGATGGAGCAACTGCCCCATCTGCTGATCGAAGGCATGCTGATCAGTGCCCGCGCACTGAAAACCTACCGTGGCTACATCTTCCTGCGTGGCGAGTACACCACCGCCGCCAAGCACCTCAACCGTGCCGTGGAAGAAGCCAAGGCAGCGGGCCTTCTGGGCAAGAACATCCTGGGCAGCGGCTTCGACTTCGAACTGTTCGTCCACACCGGCGCCGGGCGTTACATCTGCGGTGAAGAAACTGCACTGATCAACTCCCTCGAAGGCCGCCGCGCCAACCCGCGCTCCAAGCCGCCCTTCCCTGCCGCCGTTGGCGTGTGGGGCAAGCCGACCTGCGTGAACAACGTCGAAACCCTGTGCAACGTGCCGGCGATCATCGCCGACGGCGTGGACTGGTACAAATCGTTGGCCCGCGAAGGCAGCGAAGACATGGGCACCAAGCTCATGGGCTTCTCCGGCAAGGTCAAGAACCCGGGCCTGTGGGAACTGCCTTTTGGCGTCACCGGTCGCGAGCTGTTCGAAGACTACGCCGGCGGCATGCGCGACGGTTACCAGCTCAAGGCCTGGCAGCCAGGCGGCGCCGGTACCGGCTTCCTGTTGCCGGAGCACCTGGATGCACAAATGTATGCCGGCGGCATCGCCAAGGTGGGCACCCGCATGGGTACCGGCCTGGCCATGGCGGTGGACGACAGCATCAACATGGTGTCCCTGCTGCGCAACATGGAGCAGTTCTTCGCCCGCGAATCCTGCGGTTTCTGCACCCCGTGCCGTGACGGCTTGCCATGGAGCGTCAAGCTTCTGATGGCGATCGAGAACGGTCAGGGCCAAGCCGGCGACATCGAGACCCTGCTGGGTCTGGTGAACTTCCTCGGCCCAGGCAAGACCTTCTGTGCTCACGCACCGGGCGCCGTGGAACCGTTGGGCAGCGCAATCAAATACTTCCGCCACGAGTTCGAAGCCGGCATCGCGCCTACCAGCGCCGCCGTCCCGCCTCTGGCAAAGCCGATCGTAGTCGGCGCGTAA
- the nuoE gene encoding NADH-quinone oxidoreductase subunit NuoE, protein MNSTLIQTDRFTLSETERSAIEHELHHYEDPRAASIEALKIVQKERGWVPDGALYAIGEILGIPASDVEGVATFYSQIFRQPVGRHIIRVCDSMVCYIGGHESVVSQIQNELGIGLGQTTSDGRFTLLPVCCLGNCDKAPALMIDDDTFGDVQPAGVAKLLEGYV, encoded by the coding sequence ATGAACAGCACGCTTATCCAGACAGACCGTTTCACCTTGAGTGAAACCGAGCGCTCGGCCATCGAGCACGAGCTGCATCACTACGAAGACCCGCGCGCGGCGTCCATCGAAGCCCTGAAGATCGTCCAGAAGGAACGCGGCTGGGTGCCGGACGGCGCCCTGTACGCCATCGGCGAAATCCTCGGCATCCCGGCCAGCGACGTTGAAGGCGTGGCGACGTTCTATAGTCAGATCTTCCGTCAACCGGTAGGTCGCCACATCATTCGCGTCTGCGACAGCATGGTCTGCTACATCGGCGGCCACGAGTCCGTGGTCAGCCAGATCCAGAACGAGCTGGGCATTGGCCTGGGCCAGACCACCAGCGACGGTCGCTTCACCTTGCTGCCGGTCTGCTGCCTCGGCAACTGCGACAAGGCACCGGCGCTGATGATCGACGACGACACGTTCGGTGATGTGCAACCGGCCGGCGTTGCCAAACTGCTCGAGGGCTACGTATGA